A region of uncultured Desulfobacter sp. DNA encodes the following proteins:
- a CDS encoding MFS transporter, giving the protein MDDTKFMHKGSRRYYLANLALFLAGFVTFASLYDFQPLFPNLVQEYGITPAMASLSLSVATFSLAFALPFSGSLSDAVGRRPLIFFAVILAPILALGAALHHAFSGMLFLRLGQGIILAGVPAVAMAYLNEETEPDALGAAMGLYIAGNGMGGMSGRILTAWFTDLNGWRWALSTMALLCFACGLSVCVCLPASRNFTGKTFQPKALLMSMADHLKNPGLLRLYLIAFCCMGGFVTLYNYVTFRLIGRDFGLSHTQVGLIFLAYAFGSVSSTVMGNLVNTCGRRRTLSLALGIMTTGLLLTVGSGLWMVILGIVIFTIGFFGAHSVASAWVGRLACHSHAQASSLYLFFYYMGSSISGTIGGTIYHGWAWPGVVVLVLALMAMAFIISLDIPSAQHRSGPPSPHAI; this is encoded by the coding sequence GTGGACGATACAAAATTTATGCACAAGGGCAGCCGTCGATACTATCTGGCCAACCTGGCCCTTTTTCTGGCCGGATTTGTCACCTTTGCCTCTTTGTATGATTTTCAGCCGCTGTTTCCCAATCTGGTGCAAGAATACGGTATAACACCAGCCATGGCCAGCCTCTCCCTATCCGTTGCCACCTTTTCCCTGGCTTTTGCGCTGCCGTTCTCGGGCTCCCTGTCCGATGCTGTGGGACGACGGCCATTGATCTTTTTTGCCGTGATTCTGGCACCGATACTGGCCCTTGGCGCAGCACTTCACCACGCTTTTTCAGGCATGCTTTTTTTGCGCCTGGGGCAGGGCATTATCCTGGCCGGTGTGCCGGCGGTAGCCATGGCCTATCTAAACGAAGAGACCGAACCTGACGCCTTAGGTGCGGCCATGGGACTTTATATCGCAGGAAACGGCATGGGCGGTATGTCGGGCCGTATTTTAACTGCCTGGTTTACGGATCTTAATGGCTGGAGATGGGCTCTTTCGACCATGGCATTGCTCTGCTTTGCCTGCGGCCTGTCGGTCTGCGTCTGCCTACCTGCCTCCCGGAATTTCACCGGCAAAACTTTTCAACCCAAGGCACTGCTGATGTCCATGGCGGATCATCTTAAAAATCCGGGATTGCTTCGATTGTATCTGATCGCTTTTTGCTGCATGGGGGGCTTTGTTACCCTTTACAATTATGTAACCTTTCGGCTAATAGGCCGTGATTTCGGACTGAGCCACACCCAGGTCGGTTTGATTTTCCTGGCGTACGCCTTTGGATCGGTCAGCTCCACTGTGATGGGCAACCTTGTAAATACCTGCGGGCGGCGGCGCACTCTATCCCTGGCACTGGGCATTATGACCACAGGTCTTTTACTGACAGTCGGCTCTGGCTTATGGATGGTGATCCTGGGTATCGTAATTTTTACCATTGGTTTTTTCGGTGCCCATTCCGTGGCTTCGGCCTGGGTGGGTCGGCTGGCCTGCCACTCCCATGCCCAGGCCTCATCTTTGTATCTGTTTTTCTATTATATGGGGTCAAGCATATCCGGAACCATTGGCGGCACCATTTATCATGGATGGGCCTGGCCGGGGGTGGTGGTGCTGGTCCTGGCTCTCATGGCCATGGCTTTTATCATCAGCCTGGACATTCCTTCGGCACAGCACCGATCAGGACCACCCTCCCCCCATGCCATATGA
- a CDS encoding DUF4136 domain-containing protein: protein MKKYLLCLMTLPFLAFACAAIEVTADFDKTVDFTGYKTYSFLGWNKKSSELLNAFDKKRIETAFYNEFKSRGITFVETGGDIEISLYLVTDTKTATTAYTDYYGGFGGYYYGHPWGWGRGFATTTYHQYDYTVGTLVCDIFDSSGKKLIWQGVGSGTVDDDPAERKKDITTAVNKIMALYPVAPAQ, encoded by the coding sequence ATGAAAAAATATCTTCTCTGCTTAATGACCCTTCCGTTTCTTGCATTTGCATGCGCCGCCATAGAAGTAACAGCCGATTTTGACAAGACGGTTGATTTTACCGGATACAAAACCTACTCATTTCTGGGATGGAATAAAAAAAGCAGTGAACTGCTCAATGCTTTTGATAAAAAAAGAATTGAAACCGCATTCTATAATGAGTTCAAATCCAGGGGTATAACTTTTGTGGAAACCGGCGGGGATATTGAAATCTCCTTGTATCTGGTAACAGATACCAAGACGGCAACCACGGCCTACACAGACTACTACGGCGGCTTTGGGGGATATTATTACGGACACCCCTGGGGATGGGGAAGAGGGTTTGCCACAACAACCTACCACCAGTATGATTATACCGTGGGCACACTGGTCTGTGATATCTTTGACAGCAGCGGAAAAAAACTGATCTGGCAGGGAGTGGGTTCAGGAACTGTGGATGACGACCCCGCCGAAAGAAAAAAAGACATAACAACGGCCGTGAATAAAATTATGGCTCTTTATCCCGTGGCCCCGGCTCAATAA